In the genome of Metabacillus litoralis, the window TTTACTCATTTGATCACCTACCAATTATCTTGTTAAAATTTTAAATTATTAAAATATAATGAAAGTAGTGAATATTATTACATAAAAAATATTCTAATATTGTCGTTTTTTGTCATATTGAAAGGACTTTCTTTCGACATATTTCGATATCACCACTTTAAACCTTTACTGCTAGCTTGCGTTAAAGAGTTAAATACATTAAGGAACATTGCAGAAAAAGGATCACACCCTCGCGCCACCTTTTTTTCAAAAAAGCTTCTAATTCTTTCTCAGGATAATAATCAAAATAATATCCCAATACATTAATAGTGATTTTACCTTTCTTATCATTACAATGTTTCTTTACACAGACAAGGAGTTGGTTACTTTTTATACCAAGTATCTTTTTGGACAAACAAAAAAGCGGTGAATGAGATTTAACTATCATTCACCGCTTTTCTTACTCTTCATTATTTTTTTGGATATTCCGTAGTGATTGAATTCTCTCTTCTTTTTCTTCAAAATATTGAACAAGATCTCCAATTCGATCGATTGCATTCCAACTTAGATGATGCTCAATACCTTCAACATCATTATATATCTTATCTTGATCAACGCCGATAATAGTTAAAAACTGCTCTAGCAGCTCATGGCGATAAACTAGTCGTTTTCCTGTTTTCTTCCCTTTATTCGTTAACACGAGCCCGCGATATTTCTCATAAATTAAATACTCATCTTTATCTAATTTCTGAACCATTTTTGTGACGGAGGAGGGATGAACAGCCAA includes:
- the mntR gene encoding transcriptional regulator MntR gives rise to the protein MPTPSMEDYIEQIYLLIEDKGYARVSDIAEALAVHPSSVTKMVQKLDKDEYLIYEKYRGLVLTNKGKKTGKRLVYRHELLEQFLTIIGVDQDKIYNDVEGIEHHLSWNAIDRIGDLVQYFEEKEERIQSLRNIQKNNEE